A single window of Bos javanicus breed banteng chromosome 19, ARS-OSU_banteng_1.0, whole genome shotgun sequence DNA harbors:
- the MRPL58 gene encoding large ribosomal subunit protein mL62 isoform X1, translating into MAAARCLRWGLSRAEAWLLPPPTRCCHRALHRQVEGTEFRSAYSLDKLYPESRGADTAWRVPGDAKQGNDDIPVDRLTISYCRSSGPGGQNVNKVNSKAEVRFHLASADWIAEPVRQKMALTHKNKINRAGELILTSEYSRYQFRNLADCLQKIRDMIAEASQPATEPSKEDAALQKLRIENMNRERLRKKRINSAIKTSRRVGTD; encoded by the exons ATGGCGGCTGCCAGGTGCCTTCGCTGGGGTCTGAGCCGAGCCGAGGCCTGGCTGCTGCCGCCGCCCACACGCTGCTGTCACCGGGCTCTGCACAGACAGGTAGAGGGCACCGAATTCCGGAGCGCCTACAGCCTGGACAAGCTGTACCCGGAATCGCGGGGCGCGGACACCGCCTGGAGGGTCCCG GGCGACGCAAAGCAAGGCAACGATGACATTCCTGTAG ATCGCTTGACGATATCTTACTGTCGGAGCAGTGGTCCTGGGGGCCAGAACGTTAACAAAG TGAACTCCAAGGCTGAAGTCAGGTTCCACCTGGCAAGCGCCGACTGGATCGCAGAGCCCGTGCGGCAGAAGATGGCTCTCACG CACAAAAATAAGATCAACAGGGCGGGAGAGCTGATCCTCACGTCTGAATACAGCCGCTATCAGTTCCGAAACCTGGCAGATTGCCTCCAGAAAATTCGAGACATGATTGCCgaggccagccagccagccacagAGCCATCCAAAGAAGATGCTGCACTTCAGAAACTCAG gaTAGAAAACATGAATCGCGAAAGGCTCCGAAAAAAGAGAATAAACTCTGCCATCAAGACGAGCAGGAGGGTCGGTACGGACTGA
- the MRPL58 gene encoding large ribosomal subunit protein mL62 isoform X2 gives MAAARCLRWGLSRAEAWLLPPPTRCCHRALHRQGDAKQGNDDIPVDRLTISYCRSSGPGGQNVNKVNSKAEVRFHLASADWIAEPVRQKMALTHKNKINRAGELILTSEYSRYQFRNLADCLQKIRDMIAEASQPATEPSKEDAALQKLRIENMNRERLRKKRINSAIKTSRRVGTD, from the exons ATGGCGGCTGCCAGGTGCCTTCGCTGGGGTCTGAGCCGAGCCGAGGCCTGGCTGCTGCCGCCGCCCACACGCTGCTGTCACCGGGCTCTGCACAGACAG GGCGACGCAAAGCAAGGCAACGATGACATTCCTGTAG ATCGCTTGACGATATCTTACTGTCGGAGCAGTGGTCCTGGGGGCCAGAACGTTAACAAAG TGAACTCCAAGGCTGAAGTCAGGTTCCACCTGGCAAGCGCCGACTGGATCGCAGAGCCCGTGCGGCAGAAGATGGCTCTCACG CACAAAAATAAGATCAACAGGGCGGGAGAGCTGATCCTCACGTCTGAATACAGCCGCTATCAGTTCCGAAACCTGGCAGATTGCCTCCAGAAAATTCGAGACATGATTGCCgaggccagccagccagccacagAGCCATCCAAAGAAGATGCTGCACTTCAGAAACTCAG gaTAGAAAACATGAATCGCGAAAGGCTCCGAAAAAAGAGAATAAACTCTGCCATCAAGACGAGCAGGAGGGTCGGTACGGACTGA